One Paenibacillus thermoaerophilus genomic window carries:
- a CDS encoding glutamate synthase subunit beta, giving the protein MSTPTGFMEYTRQLPADRDPLQRIKDWEEFHQHLSEEQLKIQGARCMDCGIPYCNSGVILNNATSGCPIHNLIPEWNNLVYRNQWEEALRRLHKTNNFPEFTGRVCPAPCEGACTAGLVGEPVAIKTIEQAIVDKGFEEGWIKPEPPKTRTGKKVAIVGSGPAGLAAADQLNKAGHTVTVFERADRIGGLLTYGIPAMKLDKKIVQRRVDLLAAEGITFVTNTEVGVNYPAEKLKSEFDAVILAGGATKPRPLNLEGDHLKGVHFAMDFLTQATKSLLDSNLQDGNFIPAEGKNVIVIGGGDTGTDCVATSIRLGCKSVTQFVIYPEAPLTRPANNPWPQYPNVYRVDYGHEEAKALFGADPRAYKILTTRIVGDENGHVKEVHTVEVIRTKDENGRATNQVIEGTEKVWPADLVLIAMGFEGPENQLLKQLGVEQDARSNVKAEYGKYKTNVEGIFAAGDMRRGQSLVVWAINEGREAAREVDRYLMGRTLLP; this is encoded by the coding sequence ATGTCCACACCAACCGGATTCATGGAATACACCAGGCAGCTTCCGGCCGACCGGGACCCGCTGCAACGGATTAAAGACTGGGAAGAGTTTCATCAGCATCTCAGCGAGGAACAGCTTAAAATTCAGGGAGCCCGCTGCATGGACTGCGGCATCCCGTATTGCAACTCGGGCGTCATTTTGAACAACGCCACGTCGGGTTGTCCGATTCACAACCTGATTCCGGAATGGAACAACCTGGTTTACCGCAACCAGTGGGAAGAAGCGCTTCGCCGCCTGCACAAGACGAACAACTTCCCGGAATTCACCGGGCGGGTATGCCCGGCGCCCTGCGAAGGCGCCTGCACGGCAGGTCTCGTCGGCGAGCCTGTCGCGATCAAGACGATCGAGCAGGCGATCGTCGACAAAGGCTTCGAGGAAGGCTGGATCAAACCGGAACCGCCGAAGACCCGCACGGGCAAAAAAGTCGCGATCGTCGGTTCCGGCCCCGCCGGCCTTGCGGCGGCGGATCAACTGAACAAAGCCGGCCATACGGTGACCGTGTTCGAGCGGGCCGACCGCATCGGCGGACTGCTCACGTACGGCATTCCGGCCATGAAGCTGGATAAGAAGATCGTTCAGCGCCGCGTCGATCTGCTGGCCGCCGAAGGCATCACCTTCGTGACGAACACCGAGGTGGGCGTCAACTATCCGGCGGAGAAGCTGAAATCCGAATTCGACGCCGTCATTCTGGCCGGCGGAGCGACCAAGCCGCGTCCGCTGAACCTGGAAGGAGACCATCTGAAAGGCGTTCACTTCGCGATGGATTTCCTGACGCAAGCGACGAAGAGCCTGCTCGATTCGAATCTGCAGGACGGCAACTTCATCCCGGCGGAAGGCAAAAACGTCATCGTCATCGGCGGCGGCGACACCGGCACGGACTGCGTGGCGACGTCGATCCGTCTGGGCTGCAAAAGCGTGACGCAGTTCGTCATCTATCCGGAAGCGCCGCTGACGCGTCCGGCGAACAACCCGTGGCCGCAGTACCCGAACGTCTACCGGGTCGATTACGGCCACGAGGAAGCGAAAGCCCTGTTCGGCGCCGATCCGCGCGCGTATAAAATTTTGACGACGCGTATCGTCGGCGACGAGAACGGGCACGTCAAAGAAGTGCACACCGTCGAAGTCATCCGGACGAAAGACGAAAACGGCCGCGCGACCAACCAAGTGATCGAAGGCACCGAGAAAGTGTGGCCGGCGGACCTCGTGCTGATCGCGATGGGCTTCGAGGGACCCGAGAACCAACTGCTGAAGCAGCTTGGCGTCGAACAGGACGCGCGTTCGAACGTCAAAGCCGAATACGGCAAATACAAGACAAACGTCGAAGGCATCTTCGCCGCCGGCGACATGCGCCGCGGACAAAGCTTGGTCGTCTGGGCGATTAACGAAGGACGCGAAGCGGCCCGCGAAGTCGACCGCTACCTGATGGGCCGCACGCTGCTGCCCTGA
- the gltB gene encoding glutamate synthase large subunit — protein MNQQIQKQGLYDPRFERDACGIGFVAHLKGQPSHDIVSGALTVLCNLDHRGGQGCEENTGDGAGILVQVPHDFLKAQCEKENILLPAKGEYGVGMVFLPMDEGERAKAEEAINRIIAEEGQQLLGWRTVPTDDSTLGESAKASQPFVKQVFIGKQVQGDELAFERKLFVIRKRAENAARALGQGGKPSFYFTSMSSRTIVYKGMLTPEQVPGYYLDLQDETFVSAIALVHSRFSTNTFPSWERAHPYRYMIHNGEINTLRGNVNWLRAREAMCRSDVFGDDIQKLFPLMDEDGSDSQIFDNCLEFLYLSGRPLTHAIMMMVPEPWANHQTMDDEKKAFYEYHASLMEPWDGPAAISFTDGTIIGATLDRNGLRPGRYYITSDDRIILSSEAGVLPVDPANVVRKGRLQPGQMLVVDTKQGRIISDEEVKRSIVREKPYRAWLDDNLVPLEKLPDAPEDSIPATDRLLARQRAFGYTYEELTKVIEPMAKTGVEPIASMGVDTPLAVLSERPQLLYNYFKQLFAQVTNPPIDAIREEIVTSTITTIGPEGNLIQPGPENCRQIRLEQPILSNAELAKLRCNTQFRAVTLPILFRAAEGENGLEPALDRLFEQADQAIEEGAELLILSDRDMSEEMAPIPALLAVSGLHHHLIRKGTRMKVGIVVESGEPREVHHFAMLLGYGAGAINPYVALETIRDMIDTGLMTGVDYNKAEKNYLKSVTKGVVKIASKMGISTIQSYRGAQIFEAIGIHPSVIDRYFTWTPSRIGGIGLDVIAKETLMRHEKAYVDLTTRDQALDAGGDHNWRQGGEIHLLHPETIHTLQQSARTNNYQLYKKFAKLIDDQSSQHITLRSLLKFKTDRKPVPIDEVEPIESILRRFKTGAMSFGSISKEAHESLAIAMNRIGGKSNTGEGGEHPSRFTPDENGDLRRSAIKQVASGRFGVTSHYLVNADEIQIKMAQGAKPGEGGQLPGKKVYPWVAEVRGTTAGVGLISPPPHHDIYSIEDLAELIYDLKNANPRARINVKLVSEVGVGTIAAGVAKGRADVILISGYDGGTGASPRTSLKHAGLPWELGLAEAHQTLLLNNLRDRVVLETDGKMFTGRDVVVAALLGAEEFGFSTAPLIVLGCVMMRVCQLDTCPVGVATQNPELRKKFMGDPEHVVNYMKFVAQEIREYMAELGFRTIDEMVGRTDVLEIDRQTSHWKMKNLDLSAILHQPEVPSHWGRCSRIEQNHRLDQTLDSRELLRIAAPALEKGTRVHAILPIRNTDRTVGTMVGSELTKRYGSEGLPHDTIRFHFNGSAGQSFGAFVPRGMTLSLEGDSNDYFGKGLSGGKLIVFPPSQSKFVPEDNIIIGNVGLYGASAGEAYIRGRAGERFCVRNSGAKAVVEGVGDHGCEYMTGGRVVILGPTGRNFAAGMSGGIAYVLDEDGDFRSRANGEMVLFEALEDEYEINEVKQLIHNHITFTGSEKARHIIHHWDEYVFKFVRVIPKDYKRMFEAIERAKQEGLSQEAAIMRAFEENTRDLSRVSGN, from the coding sequence GCCGAAGAAGGCCAACAACTGCTCGGATGGCGCACGGTTCCGACCGACGATTCGACGCTGGGCGAATCCGCGAAAGCGAGCCAACCGTTCGTGAAGCAAGTCTTTATCGGCAAACAAGTGCAAGGGGACGAGCTCGCGTTCGAACGCAAGCTGTTCGTCATCCGCAAGCGGGCGGAGAACGCGGCGCGCGCGTTGGGACAGGGCGGCAAACCGTCGTTTTATTTCACCAGCATGTCCTCCCGCACGATCGTATACAAAGGCATGCTGACGCCGGAGCAGGTTCCGGGCTACTACCTCGATCTGCAGGACGAGACGTTCGTCAGCGCCATCGCGCTCGTTCACTCGCGCTTCAGCACGAACACGTTCCCGAGCTGGGAGCGCGCTCACCCGTACCGTTACATGATCCACAACGGCGAGATCAATACGCTGCGGGGCAATGTGAACTGGCTGCGCGCCCGCGAGGCGATGTGCCGTTCCGACGTGTTCGGCGACGACATTCAGAAGCTGTTCCCGCTGATGGACGAGGACGGCAGCGACTCGCAAATTTTCGACAACTGCCTGGAATTCCTCTACCTGAGCGGTCGTCCGCTCACTCACGCCATCATGATGATGGTGCCGGAGCCGTGGGCGAACCACCAAACGATGGACGACGAGAAAAAAGCGTTCTACGAATACCACGCCAGCCTGATGGAACCGTGGGACGGTCCGGCCGCGATCTCCTTCACTGACGGGACCATCATCGGGGCGACGCTCGACCGCAACGGTCTCCGTCCGGGCCGCTACTACATCACGAGCGACGACCGCATCATCCTGTCCTCCGAGGCGGGGGTGCTGCCGGTCGATCCGGCGAACGTCGTGCGCAAAGGACGGCTGCAGCCGGGTCAGATGCTCGTGGTCGATACGAAGCAAGGCCGCATTATCAGCGACGAAGAGGTCAAACGCTCGATCGTCCGCGAGAAGCCTTACCGCGCATGGCTGGACGATAACCTCGTGCCGCTCGAGAAGCTGCCGGATGCTCCCGAGGATTCGATCCCGGCGACCGACCGCCTGCTTGCGCGCCAGCGCGCGTTCGGCTACACGTACGAGGAATTGACGAAAGTGATCGAGCCGATGGCCAAAACGGGCGTCGAGCCGATCGCTTCGATGGGCGTGGACACGCCGCTGGCCGTGTTGTCGGAGCGTCCGCAACTGCTCTACAACTATTTCAAGCAATTGTTCGCGCAGGTCACGAACCCGCCGATCGACGCGATTCGCGAGGAGATCGTCACTTCGACGATTACGACGATCGGACCGGAAGGCAATCTGATTCAACCGGGGCCGGAGAACTGCCGCCAGATTCGTCTGGAGCAGCCGATCCTGAGCAACGCCGAGCTTGCGAAGCTGCGCTGCAATACGCAGTTCCGCGCCGTGACGCTGCCGATCCTGTTCCGGGCGGCCGAAGGGGAGAACGGACTGGAGCCGGCTCTCGACCGCCTGTTCGAGCAAGCCGATCAAGCGATCGAAGAAGGAGCGGAGCTGCTCATTTTGTCCGACCGCGACATGAGCGAGGAGATGGCGCCGATTCCGGCGCTGCTGGCGGTATCCGGCTTGCATCATCACCTGATCCGCAAAGGCACCCGCATGAAGGTCGGCATCGTCGTGGAGTCCGGCGAACCGCGCGAAGTGCATCATTTCGCGATGCTGCTCGGCTACGGGGCGGGCGCGATCAACCCGTACGTCGCGCTGGAGACGATCCGCGACATGATCGACACGGGTCTGATGACCGGCGTCGACTACAACAAAGCCGAGAAAAACTATCTGAAGTCCGTTACGAAAGGCGTCGTCAAAATCGCCTCCAAGATGGGCATCTCCACGATCCAGAGCTATCGCGGAGCGCAAATCTTCGAAGCGATCGGCATCCATCCGTCCGTCATCGACCGCTACTTTACGTGGACGCCTTCTCGGATCGGCGGAATCGGCTTGGACGTCATCGCCAAAGAAACGCTGATGCGCCACGAAAAAGCGTATGTCGATCTGACGACGCGCGATCAGGCGCTGGATGCCGGCGGCGACCACAACTGGCGCCAGGGCGGAGAAATTCACCTGCTGCATCCGGAGACGATCCATACGCTGCAGCAGTCGGCGCGCACCAATAACTATCAACTGTACAAAAAATTCGCGAAGCTGATCGACGACCAGTCGAGCCAGCATATTACGCTCCGCAGCTTGCTGAAGTTCAAAACGGACCGCAAGCCGGTGCCGATCGACGAAGTCGAGCCGATCGAATCGATTTTGCGCCGCTTCAAGACGGGCGCGATGTCGTTCGGTTCCATCAGCAAGGAAGCACACGAGAGCCTGGCGATCGCGATGAACCGAATCGGCGGCAAAAGCAACACGGGCGAGGGCGGCGAGCATCCGTCGCGCTTCACGCCGGACGAGAACGGCGATCTGCGCCGCAGCGCGATCAAGCAGGTCGCATCCGGCCGCTTCGGGGTCACCAGCCACTATCTGGTGAACGCCGACGAGATTCAGATCAAAATGGCGCAAGGCGCAAAACCGGGCGAAGGCGGACAACTGCCGGGCAAAAAAGTGTATCCGTGGGTCGCGGAAGTCCGCGGCACGACGGCCGGCGTCGGCCTGATCTCGCCGCCTCCGCACCATGACATTTATTCGATCGAGGACTTGGCGGAGCTGATCTACGATCTGAAGAACGCCAACCCGCGCGCGAGGATCAACGTCAAGCTCGTGTCCGAAGTCGGGGTCGGCACGATCGCCGCGGGCGTCGCCAAAGGCCGCGCCGACGTGATCCTGATCTCCGGTTACGACGGCGGCACGGGCGCGTCTCCGCGCACCAGCCTGAAGCACGCCGGTCTGCCGTGGGAGCTCGGACTTGCCGAGGCGCATCAGACGCTGCTTCTGAACAATCTCCGCGACCGCGTCGTGCTGGAGACGGACGGCAAGATGTTTACCGGCCGCGACGTCGTGGTGGCCGCCCTGCTGGGCGCCGAGGAATTCGGTTTCTCCACCGCGCCGCTCATCGTGCTCGGCTGCGTCATGATGCGCGTCTGCCAGTTGGATACGTGTCCGGTCGGCGTTGCGACGCAAAATCCGGAGCTGCGCAAGAAGTTCATGGGTGATCCGGAGCATGTCGTGAACTATATGAAATTTGTCGCGCAAGAGATTCGCGAATATATGGCGGAACTCGGATTCCGTACGATCGACGAGATGGTCGGCCGCACGGACGTGCTGGAGATCGACCGTCAGACCTCGCACTGGAAGATGAAGAACCTGGATTTGTCCGCGATCCTTCATCAACCGGAGGTGCCGTCCCATTGGGGCCGCTGCAGCCGCATCGAGCAGAACCACCGTCTGGACCAGACGCTGGACAGCCGCGAGCTGCTTCGCATCGCCGCTCCCGCGCTGGAGAAAGGCACCCGCGTTCACGCGATCTTGCCGATCCGGAACACGGACCGGACCGTCGGCACGATGGTCGGCAGCGAGCTGACGAAGCGCTACGGCAGCGAAGGCTTGCCGCATGACACGATCCGCTTCCACTTCAACGGATCGGCCGGCCAAAGCTTCGGCGCATTCGTGCCGCGCGGCATGACGCTGTCGCTCGAAGGCGATTCGAACGACTACTTCGGCAAAGGATTGTCCGGCGGCAAACTGATCGTGTTCCCGCCGTCGCAGTCGAAGTTCGTGCCGGAGGACAACATCATTATCGGCAACGTCGGTCTCTACGGGGCCAGCGCGGGAGAAGCGTACATCCGCGGACGCGCCGGCGAACGGTTCTGCGTCCGGAACAGCGGCGCCAAAGCCGTCGTCGAAGGCGTAGGCGACCACGGCTGCGAATATATGACGGGCGGACGCGTCGTCATTCTCGGGCCGACCGGCCGCAACTTCGCGGCGGGCATGTCCGGCGGCATCGCTTACGTGCTGGACGAGGACGGCGATTTCCGAAGCCGCGCGAACGGCGAGATGGTGCTGTTCGAAGCGCTGGAGGACGAATACGAGATCAACGAAGTCAAGCAGTTGATTCACAACCATATCACGTTCACGGGCAGCGAAAAAGCGCGCCACATCATTCATCACTGGGATGAATATGTGTTCAAGTTCGTCCGCGTCATTCCGAAGGATTACAAGCGGATGTTCGAAGCCATCGAACGGGCCAAACAAGAAGGATTGAGCCAGGAAGCCGCGATCATGCGCGCCTTCGAAGAAAATACCCGAGATCTTTCCCGTGTCAGCGGGAACTAA